One genomic region from Cellulosilyticum sp. I15G10I2 encodes:
- the nifE gene encoding nitrogenase iron-molybdenum cofactor biosynthesis protein NifE, with the protein MKGIDQGTALQGNTLLKEREDFIYCKDGCKTDTLRCDSESVSGAVSQRACVYCGARVVLNPITDAFHIVHGPIGCASYTWDIRGSLTSGEDLYRNSFSTDLEEQDIIFGGEKKLGAAIDEVVGTYAPKVIFVYATCIVGVIGDDVKAVCKTAENKHGIRVIPVMSPGFAGHKSVGYKMACNAIMELIGSEKAEKTKGINILGDFNLAGEMWIIKDYLKQIGIDVVAQITGDASCEQLQKAKSAALNIVQCAGSMTYLAKRMEEEMEIPYVKVSFFGIEDTTTSLIRIAEALGDGEAIQKAEMLCKNEKDKLQDFLNKYRKNLEGKKAAIYVGGGFKAISLIKQFNEIGIETVVVGTQTGKKDDYEIIGQLVNAGTVVLDDANPAELETFMKQKQADILVGGVKERPLAYKLGIAFCDHNHERKHPLAGFIGVENFIKEINLSMNSPVWEYIRRESL; encoded by the coding sequence TGGAGCTGTCAGTCAGAGAGCTTGTGTATACTGTGGAGCCCGTGTTGTACTTAATCCAATCACTGATGCCTTTCATATCGTTCATGGGCCAATAGGCTGTGCAAGTTATACTTGGGATATAAGAGGGAGTTTGACAAGTGGTGAGGATCTTTATAGGAATAGTTTTTCAACGGATTTGGAAGAACAAGATATTATTTTTGGAGGTGAAAAGAAGCTTGGGGCAGCCATTGATGAAGTGGTGGGAACCTATGCGCCAAAGGTAATATTTGTTTATGCAACATGTATAGTAGGTGTTATTGGAGATGATGTAAAGGCAGTCTGTAAGACGGCAGAAAACAAACATGGTATAAGAGTTATACCCGTTATGTCTCCTGGTTTTGCAGGGCATAAATCAGTAGGGTATAAGATGGCGTGTAACGCTATTATGGAGCTCATTGGTAGTGAAAAAGCAGAAAAAACAAAGGGTATTAATATATTAGGAGATTTTAATCTAGCTGGTGAAATGTGGATTATTAAAGATTATTTAAAGCAAATAGGGATTGATGTAGTCGCACAGATTACAGGGGATGCAAGCTGTGAGCAACTTCAAAAAGCAAAAAGCGCTGCCCTTAATATTGTTCAGTGTGCAGGCTCTATGACCTATCTTGCAAAACGTATGGAAGAAGAGATGGAGATCCCTTATGTTAAAGTAAGTTTCTTTGGAATAGAGGATACGACTACTTCGCTGATAAGAATAGCTGAAGCCCTTGGTGACGGGGAAGCTATCCAAAAAGCAGAAATGCTATGTAAAAATGAAAAAGATAAGTTGCAGGACTTTTTAAATAAATATAGAAAGAACTTGGAAGGAAAAAAAGCTGCGATCTATGTAGGTGGTGGATTTAAAGCGATTTCTCTTATTAAACAATTTAATGAAATAGGTATTGAGACAGTAGTTGTGGGAACGCAGACTGGTAAGAAAGATGATTATGAGATCATCGGGCAGCTTGTGAATGCTGGGACAGTCGTACTAGATGATGCTAACCCGGCGGAACTTGAAACATTTATGAAGCAAAAACAAGCAGATATCCTTGTGGGAGGGGTAAAGGAAAGACCTCTTGCCTATAAGCTTGGCATAGCTTTTTGTGATCACAATCATGAAAGGAAACACCCGTTAGCAGGCTTTATAGGTGTTGAAAATTTTATTAAGGAAATCAATTTAAGTATGAACAGTCCCGTTTGGGAATATATAAGGAGGGAGAGCCTATGA
- the nifB gene encoding nitrogenase cofactor biosynthesis protein NifB, with protein MSKHLVNLTTNPCKMCMPMGVITAFYGISKCMSILHGSQGCSTYIRRHMATHYNEPVDIASSSLTEHGTVYGGEKNLIKGIENLITLYNPEVIGVATTCLAETIGEDISHIIKNFYEQHPESKVKLIPVPSGGYMGTQYEGFFRGLYGIVSHIEMDKAPNDKINIITGPLSPADTRYLKSVLEQMAIDYILLPDLSQNLDGGHYETYNRLPEGGTTLEAISKMAGAKATLELSTFIEEKYSPGKYLAENYGVAYKKLNLPVGLRDTDAFIKALSEVSGTPIPDSIKEERARYLDAMIDSHKYNAEGRAVVFGEPDFVYGITKLCSENGIMPVVTAVGTKCKMLKAVLKEEIEDVADRLFVKEYITLDEADFETIESYALKFKANIMIGSSDGRRIEEKHGISLVRCAFPVHDRIGGQRIRMLGYEGGLSLLDTITNTVLKSKEGGFRKELYNKYYKPNIGEASPKASPKAKASKIRGLSPRTKVSKIGGLSPKTKTSEIGETSPELTLEDKKKTHPCFSCSSAHKYARIHLPIAPKCNISCNYCVRKFDCPNESRPGVTTQVLEPQEALERYIQVKKDVPNLTVVGIAGPGDALANFDKTKETLSLIKQYDKNVTFCLSTNGLMLPMYASELLELGVSHVTVTINAIDPKIGAQIYKRIRYLGTTYTGVEAATILMANQLSGLKYLASRGLVCKVNIVTLKGINDHHIEEVVKKVKELGATITNIMQMIPVEGSVFENIPLVSNKEITALREKCGIHLEQMLHCKQCRADAIGMLDKDISMHYSEPENKEAFKKLETTMKPIRFAIASKSGMLIDEHFGHAKTFYIYDYKEGKPVYIENRNVNKYCEGSDACDEEQDKIEKILNTIQDCQGVLTLRIGHAPEKKLMDRGIKVFKTYDRIEKAVQEAAQQLL; from the coding sequence ATGAGTAAGCATCTAGTTAATTTGACAACTAATCCATGCAAGATGTGTATGCCGATGGGTGTGATTACTGCTTTTTATGGTATTAGCAAGTGTATGAGTATTCTTCATGGTTCACAAGGCTGCAGTACTTATATCAGGCGTCATATGGCAACCCACTATAATGAACCGGTAGATATAGCGTCATCTTCTCTTACAGAGCACGGTACTGTATACGGCGGAGAGAAAAATCTTATAAAAGGCATTGAAAATCTAATCACACTCTATAACCCGGAGGTCATAGGAGTTGCTACCACTTGCTTGGCTGAGACGATTGGAGAAGATATTTCACATATTATCAAAAATTTCTATGAGCAACATCCAGAAAGCAAAGTTAAACTCATTCCAGTACCATCCGGTGGGTATATGGGGACGCAATATGAAGGGTTCTTCAGAGGGCTTTACGGCATAGTTTCTCATATAGAGATGGATAAGGCGCCAAATGACAAGATCAATATTATAACTGGACCTCTAAGTCCAGCAGATACAAGATATTTAAAATCAGTACTTGAACAAATGGCAATAGACTATATTCTGCTGCCGGATTTATCACAGAATCTAGATGGCGGCCACTATGAAACTTATAATAGACTTCCAGAGGGAGGTACAACGCTAGAAGCTATATCTAAAATGGCAGGGGCAAAAGCAACACTTGAACTTAGTACTTTTATAGAAGAAAAGTATTCCCCGGGAAAATATTTAGCAGAAAACTATGGAGTAGCTTATAAAAAGCTTAATCTGCCAGTAGGTCTTAGGGATACTGATGCTTTTATTAAAGCTTTATCAGAAGTAAGCGGCACACCTATTCCGGACAGTATTAAAGAAGAAAGAGCAAGATATCTGGATGCGATGATTGATTCGCATAAATATAATGCAGAAGGCAGAGCTGTCGTATTTGGAGAACCAGACTTTGTATATGGGATCACTAAACTCTGCAGCGAAAATGGTATTATGCCGGTCGTAACGGCAGTGGGTACAAAATGTAAAATGCTTAAAGCAGTGCTTAAAGAAGAAATCGAAGATGTGGCAGACAGACTTTTTGTAAAAGAGTATATCACATTAGATGAAGCCGATTTTGAAACAATAGAAAGCTACGCGCTAAAGTTTAAAGCAAACATCATGATAGGGAGTTCTGATGGCAGAAGAATCGAAGAAAAGCATGGTATTAGTTTAGTAAGATGTGCTTTTCCCGTACATGATCGGATCGGCGGACAAAGAATCAGAATGCTTGGTTACGAAGGCGGACTCTCTTTACTGGATACCATCACAAATACTGTATTAAAAAGTAAAGAAGGCGGCTTTAGAAAAGAACTTTACAATAAGTACTACAAACCCAATATTGGAGAAGCGTCCCCAAAAGCTTCCCCAAAAGCTAAAGCCAGCAAGATTAGAGGACTGTCCCCAAGAACTAAGGTCAGCAAAATTGGAGGACTGTCCCCAAAAACTAAGACCAGCGAAATTGGAGAAACGTCCCCAGAACTTACGCTTGAGGATAAGAAGAAAACCCATCCTTGCTTTAGCTGTAGCAGTGCCCATAAATATGCAAGAATCCATTTGCCTATAGCACCAAAGTGTAATATTAGCTGCAACTATTGTGTGAGAAAGTTTGACTGTCCAAATGAAAGTAGACCAGGGGTTACTACACAGGTTTTAGAACCACAAGAGGCCTTAGAAAGATACATACAAGTGAAAAAAGATGTGCCGAACCTAACTGTTGTAGGGATAGCAGGTCCTGGAGATGCCTTAGCGAACTTTGATAAGACAAAAGAGACTCTAAGCCTCATTAAGCAATATGATAAGAACGTAACTTTTTGTTTATCAACCAATGGACTCATGCTTCCCATGTATGCCAGCGAACTTTTAGAACTTGGTGTAAGCCACGTAACCGTTACAATCAATGCCATCGATCCCAAAATAGGAGCGCAGATTTACAAGCGGATACGCTACTTGGGCACAACGTACACCGGCGTAGAAGCAGCCACCATTTTGATGGCAAATCAACTTTCAGGACTTAAATATTTAGCTTCAAGAGGGCTTGTCTGTAAGGTGAATATTGTTACATTAAAAGGGATTAACGATCATCATATAGAAGAAGTGGTTAAAAAGGTTAAAGAACTTGGTGCAACGATTACGAATATTATGCAGATGATACCTGTAGAGGGCAGTGTGTTTGAAAACATACCACTTGTAAGCAACAAAGAAATCACAGCACTTCGAGAAAAATGTGGCATTCATCTTGAACAGATGCTCCACTGTAAGCAGTGCAGGGCTGATGCTATAGGGATGCTAGATAAAGATATTTCTATGCATTATTCAGAACCCGAAAATAAAGAAGCGTTTAAAAAGTTAGAAACCACAATGAAACCTATTCGGTTTGCAATAGCTTCTAAGAGCGGGATGCTAATAGATGAACATTTTGGTCATGCAAAAACCTTCTATATTTATGATTATAAAGAGGGTAAGCCTGTTTATATAGAAAATAGAAATGTTAATAAGTATTGTGAGGGATCTGACGCTTGTGATGAAGAACAAGATAAAATAGAAAAGATTTTAAATACCATACAAGATTGTCAGGGGGTACTTACACTAAGGATTGGTCATGCGCCCGAGAAGAAGCTTATGGATAGAGGCATAAAAGTATTTAAAACGTATGACAGAATCGAAAAAGCAGTACAAGAAGCAGCACAACAACTATTATAA
- a CDS encoding 2Fe-2S ferredoxin: protein MVTPKYHLFVCTSCRINGVQKGFCYGKGAVDIVQAFMEEIDDRDLSSEVMITNTGCFGICDKGPVVVVYPEGTWYGNVTADDVEEIVESHLEGGKKVERLLI from the coding sequence ATGGTAACACCAAAATATCATTTATTTGTCTGTACAAGTTGCAGAATAAACGGGGTACAGAAAGGTTTTTGCTACGGAAAAGGTGCGGTTGATATTGTTCAGGCTTTTATGGAAGAAATTGATGATCGGGATCTATCCTCAGAGGTTATGATCACCAATACAGGATGTTTTGGAATCTGTGATAAAGGTCCTGTTGTAGTTGTTTATCCAGAAGGCACATGGTATGGCAATGTAACTGCTGACGATGTTGAAGAGATTGTTGAATCCCATTTAGAAGGCGGGAAAAAAGTAGAGCGGTTACTTATCTAA